In the genome of Chryseobacterium arthrosphaerae, one region contains:
- a CDS encoding HmuY family protein, with protein sequence MKKILFTLLIGASFISQSCINDNEDAVMVAPSDGAVVSPKVGGATQPNQVWIDLGTNTEVATTRTDWDFAFYTGNSFKVVLNSSVMMAAGKIPDATNIDLVTESSVAALKDQVQVANFNPANETYIDDVKGDFPSGYTAIEEIKYNDSDNAVYLVNMGKKIYTGSVPAGSVTTGGDSRGWMKVQVVRSGINYKIKYAELNATTHKELIITKNTNYNYNFVSLAKNSEVTIQPEKKKWDLCFTVFTNLIAGAGSYIYADFVLTNNVGGVGAYEVKVTSGSGVEAYNNFKTSDIDPSRFIYNDQRAIGGNWRNPVGANGLEVYGDRFYVIKDAEGYYFKLRFTRITNTAGERGRPQFEYKPL encoded by the coding sequence ATGAAAAAAATACTATTTACCCTTTTAATAGGTGCTTCTTTTATTTCTCAGTCATGCATTAATGATAATGAAGACGCTGTTATGGTAGCACCTTCTGACGGAGCCGTTGTCAGTCCAAAAGTAGGAGGGGCAACCCAGCCCAACCAGGTTTGGATTGATCTGGGTACCAATACCGAAGTTGCAACCACAAGAACAGATTGGGATTTTGCATTCTATACAGGAAATTCATTTAAAGTAGTTTTGAATTCTTCTGTCATGATGGCAGCAGGTAAAATACCTGATGCTACCAATATAGATCTGGTAACAGAATCCAGTGTTGCAGCATTGAAAGATCAGGTTCAGGTAGCTAATTTCAATCCTGCCAACGAAACCTATATTGATGACGTAAAAGGAGATTTTCCTTCAGGATATACTGCCATAGAAGAAATTAAATACAACGATTCTGATAATGCCGTTTATCTCGTTAATATGGGGAAAAAGATCTACACAGGTAGCGTTCCTGCAGGATCTGTTACTACAGGAGGTGACAGCAGAGGATGGATGAAAGTACAGGTGGTGAGATCAGGCATCAATTACAAGATAAAGTATGCCGAACTGAATGCTACCACCCATAAAGAATTAATCATCACCAAAAATACAAACTACAATTATAACTTTGTGAGCCTGGCTAAAAACAGTGAAGTCACAATACAGCCGGAAAAAAAGAAATGGGATCTGTGTTTTACCGTGTTTACCAATCTGATTGCCGGTGCGGGAAGTTACATCTATGCCGATTTCGTTCTTACCAATAATGTAGGCGGAGTGGGCGCTTATGAAGTGAAAGTAACTTCAGGATCAGGGGTGGAAGCTTATAATAACTTCAAAACTTCGGACATTGACCCTTCCAGGTTTATTTATAATGACCAGAGGGCTATTGGTGGAAACTGGAGAAATCCTGTAGGTGCCAACGGGCTTGAAGTCTATGGTGACCGGTTCTATGTTATCAAAGATGCCGAGGGATATTACTTTAAACTGAGATTTACAAGAATCACAAACACGGCAGGAGAACGTGGAAGACCTCAATTTGAATACAAACCTTTATAA
- a CDS encoding heme/hemin ABC transporter substrate-binding protein has translation MKKFILAASVLVAVYSCKKAEGAAKENTAEASSEAPKTNNKIVTLNGGITEIVAALGHEKEIVATDVTSTYPASLKATAKDLGHMRSMTIEPIMAVSPTLILASDKDINPELMEKIKSSGIQAEVFKQEYTVEGTKKLIEQVAKAIGSKEYQKLNDKIDADLKQVQPIAKKPKVLFIYARGNMLMVSGKNTPMASLITLAGGENAVNDFEDFKPLTPEAVVKANPDVLFFFETGLQGAGGNEGALKMPGVSQTNAGKNKKIIAMDGGLVSGFGPRLGEAAVGLNKLLIESTK, from the coding sequence ATGAAAAAATTCATCCTTGCAGCTTCTGTTCTTGTAGCAGTATACTCTTGCAAAAAAGCAGAAGGAGCAGCCAAAGAAAATACTGCAGAAGCCAGTTCTGAAGCACCGAAAACCAACAATAAAATCGTAACATTAAACGGAGGAATTACAGAAATCGTAGCAGCTTTGGGCCACGAAAAAGAAATTGTTGCAACAGATGTTACAAGCACCTATCCGGCTTCCTTAAAAGCTACCGCTAAAGATTTAGGACACATGAGATCCATGACGATTGAACCGATCATGGCAGTAAGTCCCACATTAATTTTAGCTTCCGATAAAGATATCAATCCGGAACTAATGGAGAAAATCAAATCTTCAGGAATTCAAGCCGAAGTTTTTAAGCAGGAATATACGGTAGAAGGAACTAAAAAACTGATTGAACAGGTAGCAAAAGCTATCGGGAGTAAAGAATATCAGAAATTAAATGATAAGATTGATGCAGATCTGAAACAGGTACAGCCTATCGCTAAAAAACCGAAAGTATTATTCATCTATGCCAGAGGAAATATGCTGATGGTGTCCGGTAAAAATACCCCAATGGCTTCCCTGATCACTCTTGCAGGCGGAGAAAATGCCGTGAATGATTTTGAAGACTTTAAACCACTGACACCGGAAGCCGTTGTAAAAGCCAATCCTGATGTCCTTTTCTTTTTCGAAACAGGCCTGCAGGGAGCAGGAGGAAACGAAGGAGCGCTTAAAATGCCGGGAGTTTCCCAGACCAATGCAGGAAAGAATAAGAAGATCATCGCAATGGACGGAGGTTTAGTCTCAGGTTTCGGACCGAGACTGGGAGAAGCAGCAGTAGGATTAAACAAACTTTTAATTGAAAGCACAAAGTAA
- a CDS encoding ChaN family lipoprotein: MKNILVAILLAGFCTISAQDFKAYQFYDKKGKEVKTDKVVKDLADYDVVFFGENHNSSINHWLQLRITEALYAKKNGQLILGAEMFERDNQPQLNQYLNGTLDAKTLKDSARLWNNYATDYKPLVDFAKSKKLSFIATNIPRRYASQTSKEGLESLNKLSDKEKTYIAQLPIKVTLDTPGYQEMKKMMGDHAEGTKVMNFISAQATKDATMAESILKNLQAGKTFIHYNGNYHSKEFGGIYWYIRQKNPNLKMAVISVFESDDPELKIPAEDYVPTEFNLIIPSDMTKTF, encoded by the coding sequence ATGAAGAATATCCTTGTAGCGATACTGCTCGCAGGTTTCTGTACCATAAGTGCACAGGACTTTAAGGCCTATCAGTTTTATGATAAAAAAGGGAAAGAAGTAAAAACAGACAAGGTTGTTAAAGATCTGGCTGATTATGATGTGGTTTTTTTCGGCGAAAATCATAACAGCTCTATCAATCACTGGCTTCAGCTCAGGATCACCGAAGCTTTGTATGCAAAGAAAAACGGACAGCTTATCTTGGGAGCGGAAATGTTTGAAAGAGACAATCAGCCTCAGTTGAACCAATACCTGAACGGTACATTGGATGCAAAAACCCTGAAAGACTCCGCCCGTTTGTGGAATAATTATGCAACGGATTATAAACCTCTGGTAGATTTTGCAAAAAGTAAAAAGCTGAGCTTCATTGCTACCAATATTCCTAGGAGATACGCTTCACAGACCTCGAAAGAAGGGCTGGAATCTTTAAATAAGCTCAGCGATAAAGAGAAAACGTATATTGCTCAGTTACCGATTAAAGTGACGCTGGATACCCCGGGATACCAGGAAATGAAAAAAATGATGGGTGATCATGCAGAAGGAACAAAAGTGATGAACTTTATCTCTGCACAGGCTACCAAAGATGCAACAATGGCAGAATCTATCCTGAAAAATCTGCAGGCCGGTAAAACCTTTATCCATTATAACGGAAACTACCACAGCAAAGAATTCGGCGGAATCTATTGGTATATCAGACAGAAAAACCCTAATCTGAAAATGGCGGTGATCTCTGTGTTTGAATCAGACGACCCTGAATTAAAAATTCCGGCAGAAGATTATGTTCCGACAGAATTCAATCTGATTATTCCTTCAGATATGACAAAGACCTTTTGA
- a CDS encoding class I SAM-dependent methyltransferase, giving the protein MEKEELKTLAQNLANPQGEKGIEVGEMMNATNISMTMESVRTLLIEDGEHILEIGHGNAGHLKHILDLAQNLAYTGIDISETMNQEAKRLNKDFLDQADFILYEGKKLPFQDETFDKIFTVNTVYFWEKPVDFLNEIYRVLKDSGTFVLTFGQRDFMEKLPFTAYDFTLYNNNEMEELISKSHFKRMKITEKEEEIKSKTGNETIHRIYTILTIKK; this is encoded by the coding sequence ATGGAAAAAGAAGAACTAAAAACCCTCGCACAGAACCTTGCCAATCCTCAGGGAGAAAAAGGCATTGAAGTAGGTGAAATGATGAATGCCACTAACATCAGTATGACAATGGAGAGCGTCAGAACTCTTCTGATTGAAGACGGTGAGCATATCCTGGAAATAGGACACGGAAATGCAGGACATCTGAAACATATTTTGGACCTGGCCCAAAACCTTGCCTATACAGGAATTGATATTTCCGAAACTATGAATCAGGAAGCCAAAAGACTGAATAAAGACTTTCTTGACCAGGCAGATTTCATATTGTATGAAGGGAAAAAGCTTCCTTTTCAGGATGAGACCTTTGATAAAATATTTACAGTCAATACCGTGTATTTCTGGGAAAAGCCGGTTGATTTTTTAAATGAGATCTACAGGGTCCTGAAAGACAGCGGAACCTTCGTTCTTACTTTCGGGCAAAGGGATTTTATGGAGAAACTGCCGTTTACAGCATATGATTTTACATTATACAACAATAATGAAATGGAAGAGCTGATTTCCAAAAGCCATTTTAAAAGAATGAAAATCACTGAAAAAGAAGAAGAGATAAAAAGTAAAACAGGAAACGAAACAATACATAGAATTTATACAATTTTAACCATAAAAAAATAA
- a CDS encoding SDR family oxidoreductase, with product MQRFNNKTALITGGTNGMGLATAQKMIEEGGRVIITGRSKETVNRALEILGEKAFGIVSDAGNMNDLMNLQQEIRKYTDQIDWVFANAGYGRFAPVEHVDGSHFDELFNMLVKGSFFTVQQVLPLMKSGSSVIFNTSVATEIAMHNFSVYSAAKSAVQSFIKTFAVELTERGIRVNGVSPGHIKTNIFNNTGLTSEQIESAIEDIIPTIPFKRQGEPSEIASVVLFLASEDASYIHGAEVKVDAGISMIR from the coding sequence ATGCAGAGATTTAACAACAAAACAGCATTAATTACCGGAGGAACCAACGGAATGGGATTGGCAACCGCACAGAAAATGATTGAGGAGGGAGGAAGAGTGATCATTACGGGAAGAAGTAAAGAAACAGTAAACCGGGCTTTGGAAATATTGGGCGAAAAAGCTTTTGGGATTGTTTCAGATGCCGGAAACATGAATGATCTGATGAATCTGCAGCAGGAAATCAGAAAATATACGGACCAGATCGATTGGGTTTTTGCCAATGCAGGTTATGGAAGATTTGCTCCGGTTGAGCATGTTGACGGAAGTCACTTTGATGAGCTTTTCAATATGCTGGTGAAAGGATCTTTTTTTACGGTTCAGCAGGTTTTACCCCTCATGAAAAGTGGCAGCTCTGTGATCTTTAATACATCGGTAGCTACTGAAATTGCCATGCATAACTTTTCTGTGTATTCAGCTGCAAAGTCAGCGGTTCAGTCTTTCATCAAAACATTTGCTGTAGAACTTACAGAGCGTGGGATACGGGTAAACGGAGTGAGCCCGGGACATATTAAAACCAATATTTTTAACAATACAGGCTTGACTTCCGAACAGATTGAAAGCGCCATCGAAGATATCATTCCTACCATACCTTTCAAAAGACAGGGAGAACCGTCGGAAATTGCCAGTGTGGTACTGTTTCTGGCTTCGGAAGATGCTTCATACATTCATGGAGCAGAAGTGAAAGTGGATGCCGGAATTTCCATGATCAGATAA
- a CDS encoding organic hydroperoxide resistance protein — translation MKTLYTTKVTATGGRNGHVKSENAVLDLEVRMPKALGGANDDFTNPEMLFAAGYSACFDSALNRVISLAKVKTGETKVTAQISIGQLENGGFGLAAELDVNIPGVSLEEAQALTEKAHQICPYSNATRNNMEVKLSVTNNG, via the coding sequence ATGAAAACGTTATATACCACAAAAGTCACTGCCACAGGCGGAAGAAACGGCCACGTAAAAAGTGAAAACGCTGTGCTGGACCTTGAAGTAAGAATGCCGAAAGCTTTAGGCGGAGCCAATGACGACTTTACCAATCCGGAGATGCTTTTTGCTGCCGGATATTCAGCTTGTTTTGACAGCGCACTGAACAGGGTGATCAGCTTAGCCAAAGTAAAGACCGGCGAAACAAAGGTTACGGCTCAGATCAGCATAGGCCAGCTTGAAAACGGAGGTTTCGGATTGGCTGCAGAGCTGGATGTCAATATTCCCGGGGTTTCTCTTGAGGAAGCACAGGCTTTAACAGAAAAAGCACATCAGATCTGTCCGTATTCTAATGCTACAAGAAACAATATGGAGGTGAAACTTTCAGTAACCAACAACGGTTAA
- a CDS encoding hemin-degrading factor, which yields MSTLVNDLKEKWEALKAENPHIRIRNAAAQLGVSEAALLVTGIGEGVTVLNPDFPGILTEAEQLGKVMALTRNEECVHERKGVYQNGDFSSPHAQLFVGEDIDLRIFLNHWKSAFAVVEGDKKSLQFFGKDGLALHKIYLTKNSNEEAFDAIVEKFKAEDQDQAFTFEAVAPKQAEKADAEIDVEGFKKAWTELKDTHDFFMMTRKFGVSRTQALRLAPEGFAKKIDNAKVVNILEDASEKGTPIMVFVGNRGIIQIHTGNVKKTLWHQQWFNVMDPDFNLHLDVTKIAEAWIVKKPTEDGEVTAIEVFNKEGDFIVQFFGKRKPGIPELQEWKDLVAGLEQ from the coding sequence ATGAGCACATTAGTGAATGATTTAAAGGAAAAATGGGAAGCTCTGAAAGCAGAAAATCCACATATAAGAATAAGAAATGCCGCAGCACAATTAGGAGTAAGCGAAGCCGCGCTACTGGTTACAGGAATCGGGGAAGGAGTAACTGTTCTGAACCCTGATTTCCCGGGAATTCTTACTGAAGCTGAGCAATTGGGAAAAGTAATGGCTCTTACCCGTAATGAGGAATGCGTCCATGAGAGAAAAGGAGTGTACCAGAATGGAGATTTCAGCAGTCCGCATGCGCAGCTTTTTGTAGGCGAGGATATCGATCTCAGAATTTTCCTTAACCACTGGAAGTCTGCCTTCGCAGTAGTGGAAGGAGATAAAAAAAGTCTTCAGTTCTTTGGTAAGGACGGACTGGCACTTCATAAAATCTATCTGACGAAGAACAGTAATGAAGAAGCTTTCGATGCCATTGTAGAAAAATTTAAAGCAGAAGATCAGGACCAGGCATTCACTTTTGAAGCAGTAGCTCCGAAACAGGCAGAAAAAGCAGATGCTGAAATTGATGTAGAAGGATTCAAAAAAGCATGGACAGAATTAAAAGATACCCACGATTTCTTCATGATGACAAGAAAATTCGGTGTAAGCAGAACTCAGGCGCTGAGGCTGGCTCCGGAAGGTTTCGCAAAGAAAATTGATAATGCAAAAGTGGTGAATATCCTTGAAGATGCTTCTGAAAAGGGCACACCTATCATGGTGTTCGTAGGGAACAGGGGAATTATCCAGATTCATACCGGGAATGTGAAGAAAACCCTTTGGCACCAGCAGTGGTTCAACGTAATGGATCCTGATTTCAATTTACATCTGGATGTTACCAAGATCGCAGAAGCATGGATCGTGAAAAAACCTACGGAAGACGGGGAAGTAACCGCTATCGAAGTATTCAACAAAGAAGGTGATTTCATCGTTCAGTTCTTCGGAAAAAGAAAGCCGGGAATTCCTGAACTTCAGGAGTGGAAGGACCTGGTGGCAGGATTAGAACAATAA
- a CDS encoding protein-glutamine glutaminase has product MKKFLLSMMVFVTVLSFNACADSSANQEQNLTSKEAGEIAMKDFGRTVPVGIEKENGKFKVSFMVSAQPYEIADTQENESYISMIRQAVKDESPVHVFLKNNSNEIAKVEKATEEDIRYFRSVLTKEVQEESRKLTSVIPDLATLNSLFAQIKNQACGTSTASSPCITFRYPVDGCYARAHKMRQILINAGYDCEKQFVYGNLRASTGTCCVSWVYHVAILVSFKNASGVVEKRIIDPSLFSSGPVTDTAWRAACTNTSCGSASVSSYANTAGNVYYRSPSGSLLYDNNYVNTNCVLTKFSALSGCSPSPAPSVSSCGF; this is encoded by the coding sequence ATGAAAAAATTCCTGTTATCCATGATGGTATTCGTGACGGTTCTGTCATTCAATGCCTGCGCTGATTCAAGCGCCAATCAAGAACAAAATTTAACATCCAAAGAGGCCGGCGAAATTGCAATGAAAGATTTCGGCAGAACTGTCCCGGTAGGGATAGAGAAAGAGAATGGAAAGTTTAAAGTTTCATTTATGGTCAGTGCCCAGCCTTACGAAATAGCGGACACTCAAGAAAATGAAAGCTACATTTCTATGATCAGACAGGCTGTAAAAGATGAATCTCCGGTTCATGTTTTCCTGAAAAACAATTCTAACGAAATTGCAAAAGTAGAGAAAGCAACCGAGGAAGACATCCGTTATTTCAGATCTGTTCTTACTAAAGAAGTTCAGGAAGAAAGCAGAAAACTGACAAGTGTTATTCCTGACCTGGCAACATTGAACAGTTTATTTGCTCAGATCAAAAATCAGGCATGCGGTACCTCTACAGCATCTTCACCTTGTATCACATTCAGATATCCTGTAGACGGATGCTATGCAAGAGCGCACAAAATGAGACAGATCTTAATCAATGCAGGTTATGACTGTGAGAAGCAGTTTGTATACGGAAACCTTAGAGCTTCTACAGGTACCTGCTGCGTATCGTGGGTTTATCACGTTGCCATTCTTGTAAGCTTTAAAAATGCATCGGGAGTTGTTGAGAAAAGAATCATAGATCCATCATTATTCTCAAGCGGCCCTGTAACCGATACAGCATGGAGAGCGGCATGTACTAATACTTCATGCGGATCTGCTTCTGTCTCTTCATATGCCAATACGGCTGGAAATGTTTACTACAGAAGCCCTTCAGGATCTTTATTGTATGACAACAATTACGTGAACACCAACTGTGTACTGACTAAGTTTTCAGCACTTTCCGGATGTTCTCCTTCTCCGGCTCCTAGTGTATCAAGCTGCGGATTCTAA
- a CDS encoding FecCD family ABC transporter permease, producing the protein MKAQSKLYFYLIISAVLLVTIAVLSLNTGVYDFGGASAFKILWQVIRGDSTVSLSDAYVVWDVRAARIIMAILIGSMLSVSGTSLQGLFKNPLATGDLIGLTSGATLLAAIAIVLGGHFKHYLPEAVQFSLVGIAAFIGSFLSMMLVYRISTNGGKTNVVMMLLTGVAITAIGFSITGFLIYISKDEQLRDLTFWNLGSLAAATWTKNSILTIVAVIAYSILLPKGKALNAMMLGEKDAQHLGINVEKLKKQIIIAVALMVGTCVAFSGTIGFVGLIVPYILRLLFKSNYAFILPLSAVCGSILLLTADTFSRSIVAPSELPIGILTALMGGPIFIAILIKFKKTL; encoded by the coding sequence TTGAAAGCACAAAGTAAACTATACTTTTATCTTATTATAAGTGCAGTGCTGCTGGTTACCATTGCAGTGCTGTCACTTAATACCGGAGTCTATGATTTTGGCGGAGCATCTGCGTTCAAGATTTTATGGCAGGTTATCAGAGGAGATTCCACGGTGTCACTCAGTGATGCATATGTGGTATGGGATGTAAGAGCAGCCAGGATTATAATGGCGATTTTAATAGGAAGTATGTTGTCGGTTTCAGGAACAAGCCTGCAGGGGCTTTTCAAAAATCCTCTGGCGACGGGAGATTTAATAGGACTTACATCAGGAGCAACACTGCTTGCGGCAATTGCGATTGTTTTAGGAGGACATTTCAAGCACTATCTTCCTGAGGCTGTTCAGTTTTCATTGGTAGGTATCGCTGCTTTTATAGGCTCCTTTTTATCAATGATGCTGGTATACAGGATTTCAACCAATGGCGGAAAGACCAATGTGGTGATGATGCTTCTGACGGGAGTTGCCATTACGGCGATTGGGTTTTCCATTACCGGTTTTTTGATTTATATTTCAAAAGATGAGCAACTCAGGGATTTGACATTCTGGAATTTAGGAAGTCTGGCGGCAGCTACCTGGACGAAAAATAGTATTTTAACCATCGTAGCCGTTATTGCCTACAGCATTCTGCTCCCTAAAGGAAAAGCGCTCAATGCAATGATGTTGGGAGAAAAAGATGCGCAGCACCTGGGAATCAATGTGGAAAAGCTTAAGAAGCAGATCATTATTGCTGTTGCCTTAATGGTTGGTACATGCGTGGCATTTTCAGGAACCATTGGCTTTGTAGGACTTATCGTACCTTATATTTTAAGGCTTTTGTTCAAGTCCAATTATGCCTTTATCCTGCCGTTGTCAGCCGTATGCGGAAGTATTTTGCTGTTGACGGCAGATACATTCAGCAGAAGTATTGTAGCACCCTCCGAATTACCTATCGGGATTCTGACAGCGCTGATGGGAGGACCTATTTTTATTGCTATTTTGATTAAATTTAAAAAAACGCTGTAA
- a CDS encoding heme ABC transporter ATP-binding protein codes for MIKAHQINYKHKEFRILDGIDVSLGYGEFLAIVGPNGAGKSSLLSVLADEVKAGRPKILFKDKPIGEWNVKELSKHKAKFSQHNSNDIPLEVKDVIMMGRYPYFDAQPGKEDLEALNRMMYETDIFHLKDRDYNTLSGGEKQRVHLSRVMAQLQNEIAHKLVFLDEPLNNLDIKHQYKALEIIKKFTEKANSAIVVLHDLNLAAQFADKILLMKSGKVSAYGTPQEVFTAETISSAYNFPCTICEHPITNNPMIIFG; via the coding sequence ATGATAAAGGCACACCAGATTAATTATAAGCATAAAGAGTTCCGGATTCTGGATGGGATAGATGTCTCCCTGGGATATGGAGAGTTTCTGGCGATTGTAGGACCCAACGGAGCCGGGAAGTCAAGCCTTCTGAGTGTTTTGGCAGATGAAGTGAAAGCCGGAAGACCAAAGATTCTGTTTAAAGATAAACCCATCGGAGAATGGAATGTAAAAGAACTTTCAAAGCATAAGGCCAAATTTTCGCAGCATAACAGCAATGATATTCCTCTTGAAGTAAAAGATGTGATCATGATGGGAAGATATCCTTATTTTGATGCCCAGCCCGGAAAGGAAGATCTGGAAGCGCTGAACCGTATGATGTATGAAACCGATATTTTTCATCTGAAAGACAGAGATTACAATACTTTATCCGGAGGGGAAAAACAGCGTGTACATCTCTCAAGAGTAATGGCACAGCTGCAGAATGAAATTGCCCACAAACTGGTTTTTCTGGATGAGCCGCTCAACAATCTGGATATAAAACACCAGTATAAAGCATTGGAGATCATCAAAAAATTTACAGAAAAAGCCAACAGCGCCATTGTTGTTTTACATGACCTGAACCTCGCAGCCCAGTTTGCAGACAAAATCCTGCTAATGAAATCAGGAAAAGTATCCGCTTATGGCACCCCACAGGAAGTCTTCACTGCTGAGACCATCAGCAGCGCTTATAACTTTCCGTGTACGATCTGTGAGCACCCCATTACGAATAACCCAATGATCATTTTTGGATAA
- a CDS encoding NAD(P)H-dependent oxidoreductase yields MSLIENLNWRHAVKAYDPAKKVSSENLNTILEAARLAPTSSGLQPFRIIVVENQELKEKMVAGALNPEVMRDSSHVLVFAAWDSYSDEKIDKVYDYHTDVRDLPRGRFGSYTDKIKEIYGSQTPEQHFAHTARQTYIALGIALAQAAELKIDSTPAEGFNNAVVDEVLGLKELGLKSVSLLYLGYRDEANDWLSNMKKVRIPMDEFIIKK; encoded by the coding sequence ATGTCATTAATAGAAAATCTTAACTGGAGACATGCCGTAAAAGCATATGATCCTGCAAAAAAAGTTTCATCCGAAAACTTAAATACCATTTTAGAAGCTGCAAGGCTTGCCCCTACTTCTTCAGGATTACAGCCTTTCCGCATCATTGTGGTTGAAAACCAGGAACTGAAAGAAAAAATGGTTGCAGGTGCTTTAAACCCTGAAGTAATGAGAGATTCTTCTCATGTTCTGGTTTTTGCCGCATGGGACAGCTATTCTGATGAAAAAATAGATAAGGTTTACGATTATCATACCGATGTAAGAGATCTTCCAAGAGGCCGTTTCGGAAGCTATACTGATAAAATCAAGGAAATATACGGAAGCCAGACTCCTGAACAACATTTTGCCCATACTGCCCGCCAGACCTATATTGCATTAGGAATTGCCCTTGCCCAGGCCGCAGAACTTAAAATAGATAGTACTCCGGCAGAAGGCTTCAACAATGCTGTAGTAGACGAAGTACTGGGATTGAAAGAATTAGGATTGAAAAGTGTAAGTCTTTTATACCTTGGATACCGTGATGAGGCCAATGACTGGCTTTCTAATATGAAAAAAGTCCGTATTCCAATGGATGAATTTATCATAAAAAAGTAA
- a CDS encoding MarR family winged helix-turn-helix transcriptional regulator codes for MENSNAPKLENQICFPLYVIAKEITGLYRPFLDELDITYPQYLVMMVLWGGDGLTVTHIGEKLFLDSGTLTPLLKRLEAKGFIIRKRKKEDERVVEVFLADAGKQLRKKACEIPGKIQERLGIQPEELLHLKDTVLKILNKIENK; via the coding sequence ATGGAAAATTCAAATGCCCCAAAATTAGAAAACCAGATCTGCTTCCCTTTATATGTGATTGCCAAAGAGATTACCGGACTTTACCGTCCTTTTCTTGATGAGCTGGACATCACTTATCCTCAGTACCTCGTGATGATGGTATTGTGGGGTGGCGACGGCCTTACCGTAACGCATATCGGTGAAAAGCTGTTTCTGGATAGCGGAACACTGACTCCGCTTCTCAAAAGGCTTGAAGCTAAAGGATTTATCATAAGAAAAAGAAAAAAAGAAGACGAAAGAGTCGTTGAAGTATTTTTAGCAGATGCCGGAAAGCAATTACGTAAAAAAGCCTGTGAAATTCCCGGAAAAATACAGGAAAGACTTGGCATACAACCGGAAGAGCTCCTCCATCTCAAAGACACCGTACTGAAAATATTAAACAAAATAGAAAATAAATGA
- a CDS encoding peptide deformylase — protein MKNLSALLILVMGFVHAQKLTANERSIINQGDVNTALPIYQTTDSHQHKTLLSLSTEADPLDPNTAVLVKRMKESLLSTDGGVGIAAPQVGINRRIIWVQRFDKEGAPLEYFINPVIVWKSDLQNLGPEGDLSIPDFRDQFYRSKVIQLEYVDLKGQKYSEIVEGFTAVIFQHEIDHLFGILISDKKEKEKNDSYKKVDAYQKSDLNRR, from the coding sequence ATGAAAAATCTGTCTGCTCTTTTGATTCTTGTTATGGGTTTCGTCCATGCTCAAAAGCTTACTGCAAATGAACGCTCTATCATCAATCAGGGAGACGTGAACACGGCATTACCAATTTACCAGACCACAGATAGCCATCAGCATAAAACCTTACTGAGTCTTTCCACAGAAGCCGATCCACTTGATCCGAATACAGCAGTCCTGGTAAAAAGAATGAAAGAATCTCTTCTCTCAACAGATGGAGGAGTGGGTATTGCTGCACCACAGGTGGGTATCAACAGGAGGATTATCTGGGTACAGCGTTTCGATAAGGAAGGTGCTCCGCTGGAATACTTTATCAATCCTGTGATCGTCTGGAAGTCAGATTTGCAGAATCTGGGACCTGAGGGAGATCTGTCTATCCCTGATTTCAGAGATCAGTTTTACAGAAGTAAGGTCATTCAGCTGGAATATGTGGATCTGAAGGGCCAGAAATATTCTGAAATTGTAGAAGGATTTACTGCCGTCATTTTCCAGCACGAAATTGATCACCTCTTCGGAATTCTGATTTCCGATAAAAAAGAAAAAGAAAAAAACGATTCTTATAAAAAGGTAGACGCCTATCAGAAAAGTGATCTGAACAGAAGATGA